Proteins encoded by one window of Paraburkholderia terrae:
- a CDS encoding IclR family transcriptional regulator, producing the protein MDVEDKDDADRYRAPALDKGLDILELLAEQKSGLTRAEITKLLGRNASEMYRMLERLVARQYVVRSAGGDRYSLSLKLYALAHRHPPMNRLISEALPLMQRFAADAEQSCHLAVYDRGNLLVIAQVDGPGTWGISVRLGSRVGLIDTSSGRTMLAFQTPEQREHMLTEHTKVKGEVTIDHGALESACETIRAAGFSQKDSQQIFGVTDLTFPVLTASGQAIAAMTCPFLKRIDEYVAPSLDQVTQMLREIVQGLSMFAEPEVRS; encoded by the coding sequence ATGGATGTAGAAGACAAGGACGACGCCGACCGATATCGCGCGCCTGCGCTGGACAAGGGTCTGGACATACTCGAACTGCTTGCCGAGCAGAAGAGCGGCTTGACGCGTGCCGAGATCACGAAGCTGCTGGGGCGCAACGCGAGCGAGATGTACCGGATGCTGGAACGGCTGGTGGCGCGTCAATACGTGGTGCGGTCGGCGGGGGGCGACCGGTATTCGCTGAGCCTGAAGTTGTATGCGCTTGCGCATCGGCATCCGCCGATGAACCGGCTGATTTCCGAGGCGTTACCGTTGATGCAGCGCTTTGCTGCCGATGCTGAGCAGTCGTGTCATCTTGCTGTCTATGACCGTGGCAATCTGCTTGTGATCGCACAGGTGGATGGGCCGGGCACTTGGGGCATTTCCGTGCGGCTCGGGTCGCGGGTGGGTTTGATCGATACGAGTTCGGGGCGCACGATGCTCGCTTTCCAGACGCCTGAGCAGCGGGAGCATATGCTCACGGAGCACACCAAGGTCAAAGGCGAAGTGACGATCGATCATGGCGCGCTCGAAAGTGCGTGCGAGACCATTCGCGCGGCTGGGTTTTCGCAGAAGGACAGTCAGCAGATTTTTGGTGTCACCGATTTGACTTTTCCTGTGCTGACGGCGTCAGGGCAGGCGATTGCTGCGATGACTTGTCCTTTCCTTAAGCGGATTGATGAGTATGTGGCGCCTTCGCTGGATCAGGTTACGCAGATGTTGCGGGAGATTGTGCAGGGATTGTCGATGTTTGCTGAGCCTGAGGTGAGGTCGTAG
- a CDS encoding LysR family transcriptional regulator has product MRRLPSLIALRFFEETARHLSFNRAAVALCVTQGAVSRQIKILEESLGAKLFERDHKGIRLTKAGQQLLPCVSEAFDTLERGTRQVTTAKGRRRLVLSVPPTFATQWFSPRLGSLAVELPDVELSVRTEPSDDCHCNIRFGRDALPGAHSELLMIERHTLVGAPRLGGEPLDKLLETLPALHVLHNDARLNLWPDWLNKAGLPAHYADNGIEFSTLEQAIHAARKGVGLAIVDRNMIIEELGEGSLAPMSDIEVSGPYGYWLDIAERHATLEHVQAFASWMREQVLGMS; this is encoded by the coding sequence ATGCGGCGTCTGCCCTCGCTGATCGCGTTGCGCTTTTTCGAAGAGACGGCACGGCACTTGAGTTTCAATCGCGCTGCCGTCGCGTTGTGCGTCACACAAGGCGCCGTCAGCCGGCAGATCAAGATTCTCGAAGAATCGCTTGGCGCGAAGCTCTTCGAGCGCGACCACAAGGGCATCCGCCTGACGAAGGCGGGACAGCAGTTGCTGCCGTGCGTGTCCGAAGCGTTCGACACGCTCGAACGCGGCACGCGCCAGGTCACGACGGCGAAAGGCCGCCGGCGCCTTGTGCTGTCGGTGCCGCCCACGTTCGCCACGCAATGGTTTTCGCCGCGACTCGGCTCGCTCGCTGTCGAATTGCCGGACGTCGAGTTGTCCGTGCGCACGGAACCGTCTGACGACTGCCACTGCAACATCCGCTTCGGCCGCGACGCGCTGCCCGGTGCCCATTCCGAGCTGCTGATGATCGAGCGGCATACGCTGGTCGGCGCGCCTCGCCTTGGCGGCGAGCCGCTGGACAAACTGCTGGAAACGCTGCCCGCGCTGCACGTGCTGCACAACGACGCGCGCCTGAACCTGTGGCCGGACTGGCTAAACAAGGCCGGACTGCCAGCGCATTATGCCGACAACGGCATCGAGTTTTCGACGCTCGAACAGGCGATCCACGCGGCGCGCAAAGGCGTGGGCCTCGCGATCGTCGATCGCAACATGATCATCGAGGAACTGGGCGAAGGCAGCCTCGCGCCGATGTCGGATATCGAGGTGAGCGGGCCTTATGGCTACTGGCTCGATATCGCCGAGCGGCATGCAACGCTCGAACACGTGCAGGCGTTTGCGAGCTGGATGCGGGAGCAAGTGCTGGGGATGTCGTAA
- a CDS encoding GNAT family N-acetyltransferase: MTVRNLDALFRPKSIAVIGASKREGSTGAMVWKRLIEGGFDGPVWAVNPKYDMLDGHACVGNAGDLPDAPTVAIICTPPSTWPAIVHTLGGRGTRAAIIVGEARCDDDRADVRHTLAAARPHLLRIVGPGSLGVITPALKAHLGAPSVTVRSGGVAWVSQSNALTNAVLGWAHARGLGFSHAMALGDEADVDAGDVLDYLASDPGTRAILLEVDSVKAARKFMSAARAASRNKPVLALRSGRSDPNDALYTAAFRRAGVVRVDALDDLLDEIETLGVGRVAAGATATLITSDRGVATLATDAFKAAGDTLAPCPSGAVDALAQALPRAVPGNPLLLGSDARAEHFGTALKVLADQRSTGTAFVVHASTHGAPVEEVAQALIANQRYAYRGLLACFFGGVKRETRDALHEHGIPVHTTPQRLARAFERLVEYRLVRELLMQTPEGQPARVPEAIDAAQAQACAALSSGVTLLEGDDAARLLAHFGVRTVPDEARDGAVVDIAVELRDDANFGPVFRFTAPPEHDEARPMCVFGLPPLNPVLSGDILSNSAYSREVSPEPVLTTLTSISQAVSEIREIVSLKLALRVMRNGAAVVAPRLWLSANRTRFAIMPYPRRYEETLDWRGQRITVRPIRPEDEAAHRDFVESMTPDDLRLRFFGAVGSFDHSQLARMTQIDYDREMALIATTQNDDGSTHTLGVVRAVADPDNETAEFAMAVRSDQKGKGLGRLLMERIIAYSRSRGTHWIIGEALRENSAMIGLATAVGFTTTRTEDPGVVGFRMALDQPDERGAVGFGASPACSASTTARS, encoded by the coding sequence GTGACCGTACGCAATCTCGACGCGTTGTTTCGCCCGAAATCCATTGCCGTGATCGGCGCCTCGAAGCGCGAGGGCAGCACGGGCGCAATGGTCTGGAAGCGGTTGATCGAAGGCGGATTCGACGGCCCCGTCTGGGCCGTCAATCCGAAGTACGACATGCTCGACGGCCACGCCTGCGTCGGCAACGCGGGCGATCTGCCCGACGCGCCGACCGTTGCGATCATCTGCACGCCGCCTTCGACGTGGCCCGCCATTGTCCACACGCTCGGCGGGCGCGGCACGCGCGCGGCGATCATCGTCGGCGAGGCGCGCTGCGATGACGACCGCGCCGACGTGCGCCACACGCTCGCCGCCGCGCGGCCGCATCTGCTGCGTATCGTCGGGCCGGGCAGTCTCGGCGTCATCACGCCCGCGCTCAAGGCGCATCTCGGCGCGCCTTCCGTGACCGTGCGCTCGGGCGGCGTCGCGTGGGTGTCGCAGTCGAACGCGTTGACCAACGCGGTACTCGGCTGGGCGCATGCGCGCGGCCTGGGCTTTTCGCACGCGATGGCGCTCGGCGACGAAGCCGACGTCGATGCCGGCGACGTGCTCGACTATCTCGCGAGCGATCCCGGCACGCGCGCGATCCTGCTCGAAGTGGATTCTGTGAAGGCGGCGCGCAAGTTCATGTCGGCGGCGCGGGCGGCGTCGCGCAACAAGCCGGTGCTGGCGTTGCGCTCGGGCCGCAGCGATCCCAACGACGCGCTCTACACGGCCGCGTTCCGCCGCGCGGGCGTGGTGCGCGTCGATGCGCTCGACGATCTGCTCGATGAAATCGAAACGCTGGGCGTGGGCCGCGTCGCGGCGGGCGCGACGGCGACGCTGATCACGAGCGACCGCGGCGTCGCGACGCTCGCCACCGACGCGTTCAAGGCCGCCGGCGACACGCTAGCGCCGTGCCCGTCAGGCGCCGTCGATGCGCTTGCACAAGCATTGCCGCGCGCCGTGCCGGGCAATCCGCTGCTGCTTGGCAGCGATGCACGCGCCGAGCATTTCGGCACGGCGCTGAAGGTGCTCGCCGATCAGCGTTCGACGGGGACGGCATTCGTCGTACACGCGTCGACGCACGGCGCGCCCGTCGAGGAAGTCGCGCAGGCGTTGATCGCGAATCAGCGCTACGCGTATCGCGGGCTGCTGGCGTGCTTTTTCGGCGGCGTGAAGCGCGAGACGCGCGATGCGTTGCACGAGCACGGCATCCCTGTGCATACCACGCCGCAGCGGCTTGCGCGCGCGTTCGAGCGTCTCGTCGAGTATCGGCTCGTGCGCGAACTGTTGATGCAGACACCCGAAGGTCAACCCGCGCGCGTGCCCGAAGCGATCGACGCCGCGCAGGCGCAGGCATGCGCGGCGCTCTCGTCGGGCGTGACGTTACTTGAAGGGGATGACGCGGCGCGGCTGCTCGCGCACTTCGGCGTGCGCACGGTGCCCGACGAAGCGCGTGACGGTGCCGTCGTCGATATCGCGGTCGAGCTGCGCGACGACGCCAACTTCGGCCCAGTGTTCCGTTTCACCGCGCCGCCCGAGCACGACGAAGCGCGGCCGATGTGTGTGTTCGGCCTGCCGCCGCTGAACCCCGTGCTATCGGGTGACATCCTGTCGAACTCGGCTTATTCGCGCGAGGTCTCGCCCGAGCCCGTTCTGACTACGCTGACGTCGATTTCGCAGGCGGTATCGGAGATCCGCGAGATCGTTTCGCTGAAGCTTGCGCTGCGCGTGATGAGAAACGGCGCGGCGGTCGTTGCGCCGCGTCTGTGGCTGTCGGCGAACCGCACGCGCTTCGCGATCATGCCGTATCCGCGGCGCTACGAAGAGACGCTCGACTGGCGCGGCCAGCGCATCACGGTGCGGCCCATTCGCCCGGAAGACGAAGCGGCGCATCGGGATTTCGTCGAATCGATGACGCCCGATGATCTGCGCTTGCGCTTTTTCGGCGCGGTCGGCAGCTTCGATCATTCGCAGCTCGCGCGCATGACGCAGATCGACTATGACCGCGAGATGGCGTTGATCGCGACGACACAGAACGACGACGGTTCGACGCACACGCTTGGCGTCGTGCGCGCCGTCGCGGACCCGGACAACGAAACGGCCGAGTTCGCGATGGCCGTGCGTTCGGATCAGAAGGGCAAGGGGCTGGGGCGTCTGTTGATGGAGCGGATCATCGCGTATTCGCGCTCGCGTGGCACGCACTGGATCATCGGCGAGGCGTTGCGCGAGAACTCGGCGATGATCGGGCTGGCGACGGCTGTCGGCTTCACGACGACGCGTACGGAGGACCCGGGCGTGGTCGGCTTCAGGATGGCACTCGATCAGCCGGATGAACGGGGCGCCGTGGGGTTCGGCGCGTCGCCTGCGTGTTCTGCCTCTACTACTGCGCGTAGCTGA